The following coding sequences lie in one Streptomyces venezuelae genomic window:
- a CDS encoding aldo/keto reductase, producing MEQRHLGRTGLRVSRIGLGTLTWGHTEENDAADLLKVFWEAGGTLVDTADVYGDGEAEYLIGRLIERLVPRRDLVIATKAGSVPDPERRFDGSRGHLLAALDASLSRLGTDYVDLWQVHAFDPGTPLEETLQALDIAVSSGRARYAGVADFCGWQLAKAATWQLAAPGTRTRLASTQMEYSLLQRGVEREVLPAARDLGVGLLPSSPLGRGVLTGKYRHSTPADSRGGSDHMAPFVAPYLDETAGHVVDAVATAADGLAATPLQVALAWVRDRPGVTAPIVGARNAQQLTAALSVETLSLPDEICRALDDVSAPVHRYPDHDWSTL from the coding sequence ATGGAGCAGAGGCATCTCGGCCGGACCGGCCTGCGCGTGTCCCGCATCGGACTCGGAACCCTCACCTGGGGCCACACCGAGGAGAACGACGCCGCCGACCTGTTGAAGGTGTTCTGGGAAGCCGGCGGCACGCTCGTCGACACCGCCGATGTGTACGGCGACGGGGAGGCCGAGTACCTCATCGGCCGCCTGATCGAGCGGCTGGTGCCCCGCCGCGATCTGGTCATCGCGACGAAGGCGGGCAGCGTCCCGGACCCCGAGCGGCGCTTCGACGGCTCACGCGGCCACCTCCTGGCCGCCCTGGACGCCTCCCTCTCCCGCCTCGGCACGGACTACGTGGACCTGTGGCAGGTCCACGCCTTCGATCCGGGGACGCCCCTGGAGGAGACCCTGCAGGCCCTGGACATCGCGGTGAGCAGCGGGCGGGCCCGCTATGCGGGCGTCGCGGACTTCTGCGGCTGGCAGCTCGCCAAGGCCGCGACGTGGCAGCTCGCCGCGCCGGGCACCCGCACCCGCCTGGCCAGTACGCAGATGGAGTACTCGTTGCTGCAGCGCGGCGTGGAGCGCGAGGTGCTGCCCGCCGCCCGCGACCTGGGCGTCGGGCTGCTGCCGTCCTCGCCGCTCGGCCGAGGCGTGCTCACCGGGAAATACCGGCACTCCACGCCCGCCGACTCGCGCGGCGGCTCCGACCACATGGCACCCTTCGTCGCGCCGTACCTGGACGAGACGGCGGGGCATGTCGTCGACGCGGTCGCGACGGCCGCCGACGGGCTCGCTGCGACCCCGCTCCAGGTGGCCCTCGCCTGGGTGCGGGACCGACCGGGAGTGACGGCCCCGATCGTCGGCGCGCGCAACGCGCAGCAGCTCACGGCCGCATTGTCAGTGGAGACCCTTAGTCTTCCTGACGAGATCTGCAGGGCGCTCGACGACGTGTCGGCGCCGGTGCACCGCTATCCCGATCACGACTGGAGCACGCTGTGA